From the genome of Pseudomonas yamanorum, one region includes:
- the benC gene encoding benzoate 1,2-dioxygenase electron transfer component BenC, translating to MTYSIALNFEDGVTRFIDCKVGEKVLDAAFRQRINLPMDCSDGVCGTCKCRCETGAYDLGDDYIEDALSEDEAGERQVLTCQMVPQSDCVIAVPVPSGACKTGTAQFAATVASITRHADAALEVSFELDQAPVFLPGQYVNIGVPDSGQTRSYSFSSKPGDKRASFLIKHVPGGLMSGWLERARPGDAVPMTGPLGSFYLREVARPLLLLAGGTGLAPFLSMLEVLAERVETRPVRLIYGVTRDQDLVMVEVLEAFAKRLPNFRFVTCVADPQTAHPQQGYVTQHMAADMLNDGDVDVYLCGPPPMVDAVRQHFKNQGVTPASFHYEKFTPNAIATGDAA from the coding sequence ATGACGTACTCCATTGCCCTGAACTTCGAGGACGGGGTGACCCGTTTCATCGACTGCAAGGTGGGTGAAAAGGTCCTCGACGCGGCCTTTCGCCAACGTATAAACCTGCCCATGGACTGCTCGGACGGTGTGTGCGGTACCTGCAAATGCCGCTGTGAAACCGGCGCCTATGATTTGGGCGACGACTATATCGAAGACGCTCTGAGCGAGGATGAAGCCGGCGAGCGCCAGGTGTTGACCTGCCAGATGGTGCCGCAGTCTGACTGCGTGATTGCCGTGCCGGTGCCGTCCGGTGCGTGCAAGACCGGCACCGCGCAGTTTGCCGCGACGGTGGCGAGCATTACCCGGCACGCCGATGCCGCCCTGGAGGTGAGTTTCGAGCTGGACCAGGCACCGGTATTCCTTCCGGGCCAATACGTGAATATCGGCGTGCCGGACAGCGGGCAGACCCGCTCGTATTCCTTCAGCAGCAAACCCGGCGACAAACGCGCCAGCTTCCTGATCAAGCATGTGCCTGGCGGGCTGATGAGCGGCTGGCTGGAGCGCGCCCGGCCGGGCGATGCCGTACCGATGACCGGACCACTGGGGAGTTTCTACCTGCGTGAAGTGGCGCGGCCATTGCTGTTGCTGGCGGGCGGCACCGGGTTGGCGCCGTTCCTGTCGATGCTCGAAGTGTTGGCCGAACGCGTGGAAACCCGGCCGGTCCGGCTGATCTACGGCGTGACGCGGGATCAGGACCTGGTGATGGTCGAGGTGCTGGAAGCCTTCGCCAAACGTCTGCCCAATTTCAGGTTTGTCACCTGCGTGGCCGACCCACAGACCGCGCATCCTCAGCAAGGCTATGTGACCCAACACATGGCCGCAGACATGCTGAACGACGGCGACGTGGATGTGTACCTGTGCGGGCCGCCGCCGATGGTCGACGCGGTACGCCAACACTTCAAGAACCAGGGCGTAACCCCCGCCAGCTTCCATTACGAGAAGTTCACGCCCAACGCCATCGCCACCGGCGACGCCGCCTGA
- a CDS encoding DHA2 family efflux MFS transporter permease subunit, producing MTSISQRRSTLIALLVAVTFFMENLDATVIATALPDIAKTFGVGAVDVNIGMSAYMLAVAVFIPISGWLADRFGSRRVFGSAIVLFSVSSLLCGWSDSLETFVAARVLQGISGAMMVPVGRLAVLRSTEKKDLVRAISFITWPGLVAPILGPPVGGFIVTHASWPWIFYLNLPLGLLALIATLVLIPKHDEVTARTFDFIGFLLVGVASAALLYGVELLGQSRGSLLQGLLLSGAGLMLGAFAWRHMRRHAQPLMALGVVSVRTFSVCLCGGSIFRVAISTLPFLLPLMFQLAFGLSAFDAGLLVLAVFAGNLAMKPFTTSVMQRWGFRPVLMINGVLGVLAIAACGLLDERMSWALILFILFVGGLSRSMQFTLFNTLGFADIPKAQMSDASTLFSMFFQLSMAMGVAIGALLLRFAMSFHGNTGQAATADFQLTFLLVAVIAGVALLDNLRLPPQAGESVLQRK from the coding sequence ATGACGTCGATCTCCCAGCGCCGCTCAACCTTGATTGCCTTGTTGGTCGCCGTCACTTTCTTCATGGAAAACCTGGACGCCACGGTGATCGCCACCGCGTTGCCGGACATCGCCAAAACCTTCGGGGTGGGTGCGGTGGACGTGAATATCGGCATGAGCGCCTACATGCTTGCCGTCGCGGTGTTTATTCCCATCAGCGGCTGGCTGGCCGACCGCTTCGGTTCGCGGCGGGTATTCGGTTCGGCGATTGTGCTGTTCAGCGTGTCGTCATTGCTCTGCGGCTGGAGTGACAGCCTCGAAACCTTCGTCGCCGCGCGCGTGTTGCAGGGCATCAGTGGGGCGATGATGGTGCCGGTGGGACGCCTGGCGGTGCTGCGCTCGACCGAGAAGAAAGACCTGGTGCGGGCGATTTCATTCATCACCTGGCCCGGCCTGGTGGCGCCGATACTTGGGCCGCCGGTGGGCGGGTTTATCGTTACCCACGCGTCCTGGCCGTGGATTTTCTACCTCAACCTGCCACTTGGCCTGCTGGCGTTAATCGCCACGCTGGTATTGATCCCCAAGCACGATGAGGTCACTGCCCGCACCTTCGACTTCATCGGTTTCCTGCTGGTAGGCGTCGCGAGCGCGGCGCTGTTGTACGGTGTCGAACTGCTCGGGCAAAGCCGTGGCAGCTTGTTGCAGGGGCTTTTGCTCAGCGGTGCCGGTTTGATGCTCGGTGCCTTTGCCTGGCGCCATATGCGCCGGCATGCTCAGCCGTTAATGGCCCTGGGTGTGGTGAGCGTGCGCACCTTCAGTGTGTGCCTGTGTGGCGGGTCGATTTTTCGGGTGGCCATCAGTACCTTGCCGTTCCTGCTGCCCTTGATGTTTCAACTGGCGTTCGGCCTTTCTGCCTTCGATGCGGGACTGCTGGTGCTCGCGGTATTTGCCGGCAACCTGGCGATGAAGCCGTTCACCACGTCGGTGATGCAGCGCTGGGGCTTTCGCCCGGTGCTGATGATCAACGGCGTCCTCGGCGTACTGGCGATTGCGGCCTGTGGATTGCTGGACGAGCGCATGAGTTGGGCGCTGATCCTGTTCATTCTGTTCGTGGGTGGCCTGTCACGCTCCATGCAGTTCACCTTGTTCAATACCCTCGGGTTTGCCGATATACCCAAGGCGCAAATGAGCGACGCTTCAACCTTGTTCAGCATGTTTTTCCAGCTGAGCATGGCCATGGGCGTGGCGATTGGTGCGTTGTTGCTGCGGTTTGCGATGAGCTTCCACGGCAATACCGGGCAGGCCGCCACCGCCGATTTCCAGCTGACGTTTCTGCTGGTGGCGGTGATTGCCGGCGTGGCGTTGCTGGATAACCTGCGGTTGCCGCCCCAGGCCGGGGAGTCAGTGCTGCAACGCAAGTGA
- a CDS encoding LLM class oxidoreductase — protein sequence MNSHFQRLLGPGNFSIGLELPLDNDWSTSGQRSRIAQKRPFGVPDLKQHAELARLADERGFRALWVRDVPVYDPNFGDAAQVFETFSYLGYLAGITRNIMLGTAAVVLPLRQPWLTLKAANSIDELSGGRLLLGVASGDRPMEYPLFGVDYDQRGAQFRSAVELLKSQGAGRLPAGAELLPQRDEPFPLLVAGLGQQSPAWIGEHMDGWLAYPGTPQEHRRRVELWREVGADKPYISFLHLDLEANPHSPMKPLRFGGRGGRNALIDELEALRESGVQHIGLHLRHSERPVAEVIEELAEYVLPVFHRAA from the coding sequence ATGAACTCACATTTTCAACGCTTGCTTGGCCCCGGCAACTTCTCCATCGGCCTGGAATTGCCGCTGGACAACGATTGGTCCACCAGCGGCCAACGCTCGCGCATCGCACAAAAACGCCCCTTTGGCGTGCCCGACCTGAAGCAGCATGCCGAATTGGCTCGATTGGCGGACGAACGTGGCTTTCGAGCGCTGTGGGTGCGTGATGTGCCGGTCTATGACCCGAACTTCGGGGATGCGGCCCAGGTGTTCGAAACGTTTTCCTACCTGGGTTACCTGGCCGGTATCACCCGCAACATCATGCTCGGCACGGCGGCCGTGGTATTGCCGCTACGCCAGCCGTGGTTGACCCTCAAGGCGGCCAATAGCATCGACGAACTCAGCGGCGGCCGCCTGTTGTTGGGCGTGGCCAGTGGTGACAGGCCGATGGAATACCCGCTGTTCGGTGTCGACTACGACCAGCGCGGGGCGCAATTTCGCAGTGCCGTCGAACTGCTGAAAAGCCAGGGCGCCGGACGCCTGCCCGCGGGTGCCGAGTTGTTACCGCAGCGTGACGAGCCGTTCCCGCTGCTGGTCGCCGGGCTTGGCCAACAGTCACCCGCCTGGATTGGCGAGCACATGGATGGCTGGCTCGCCTACCCGGGAACGCCGCAGGAGCATCGTCGGCGCGTGGAGCTCTGGCGTGAGGTCGGTGCAGACAAACCCTACATCAGCTTTTTGCACCTGGACCTTGAAGCCAATCCCCATTCGCCGATGAAGCCGCTGCGTTTCGGCGGGCGTGGCGGGCGAAACGCACTGATTGATGAGTTGGAGGCGTTGCGTGAGTCGGGTGTGCAACATATCGGCCTGCATCTGCGCCACAGCGAACGCCCCGTCGCCGAGGTGATTGAAGAGCTTGCCGAGTATGTGTTGCCGGTGTTCCACCGCGCAGCCTGA
- the benB gene encoding benzoate 1,2-dioxygenase small subunit — translation MSTSRDRLLDFLYREARLLDDRQWDEWLECYSPKVEYWMPAWDDHDTLTEDPQSEISLIYYPSRDGLEDRVFRIKTERSSASTPEPRTAHLITNLEVLADDGQHVELRFNWQTLSHRYKTTDTYFGTSFYRLDIRAEQPLITRKKVVLKNDYIHQVIDIYHI, via the coding sequence ATGAGCACTTCCCGCGACCGCCTGCTGGACTTTTTGTACCGCGAAGCGCGCCTGCTGGATGACCGCCAATGGGATGAGTGGCTCGAATGCTATTCACCCAAGGTCGAGTACTGGATGCCGGCCTGGGACGACCACGACACCCTGACCGAAGACCCCCAGAGCGAAATCTCGCTGATCTATTACCCCAGCCGTGACGGCCTGGAAGACCGCGTGTTCCGGATCAAGACCGAGCGCTCCAGCGCCAGCACCCCGGAGCCGCGCACCGCGCACCTGATCACCAACCTCGAAGTGCTGGCCGATGACGGTCAACACGTGGAACTGCGTTTCAACTGGCAAACCCTCAGCCATCGCTACAAGACCACGGATACGTACTTCGGCACCTCGTTCTATCGCCTCGACATCCGCGCCGAACAGCCGCTGATCACGCGCAAGAAGGTGGTGCTGAAAAACGACTACATCCATCAGGTCATCGATATCTACCACATCTGA
- a CDS encoding Rieske 2Fe-2S domain-containing protein, which yields MISTFDRLARQLRDSVQEDPATGVFRCRRDIFTDPDLFALEMKHIFEGGWVYLAHESQVPEINDYFTTWIGRQPVVITRDKQGTLHGLVNACAHRGAMLCRRKQGNKGSFTCPFHGWTFSNAGKLLKVKDAKTGAYPDSFDCDGSHDLKRLGRFENYRGFLFGSLSETVPELSDYLGETRVIIDQMVDQAPLGLEVLRGSSSYVYDGNWKLQIENGADGYHVSSVHWNYSATMGRRNYEAEGTRTVDANGWSKSLGGVYAFEHGHILLWTRLLNPEVRPVHAHREALAERLGQERADFIVDQTRNLCLYPNVYLMDQFSTQIRVVRPIAVDKTEVTIYCMAPKGESAEERTTRIRQYEDFFNVSGMGTPDDLEEFRACQTGYQGATTLWNDLSRGAKQWVEGADDNARAMGMNPQLSGVKTEDEGLFVRQHAHWAQSLQRAIEREQQGLIATDKEVLS from the coding sequence ATGATCAGCACATTCGACCGACTCGCCCGACAATTGCGCGACTCCGTCCAGGAAGATCCCGCCACCGGGGTGTTCCGCTGCCGCCGCGACATCTTCACCGACCCCGACCTGTTTGCCCTGGAAATGAAGCACATTTTCGAAGGCGGTTGGGTCTACCTGGCACACGAAAGCCAGGTGCCAGAGATCAACGACTACTTCACCACCTGGATCGGCCGCCAACCCGTGGTCATCACTCGCGACAAGCAAGGCACGCTGCACGGCCTGGTCAACGCCTGCGCCCACCGTGGCGCCATGCTCTGCCGCCGTAAACAAGGCAACAAAGGCTCATTTACCTGCCCGTTCCACGGCTGGACCTTCAGCAACGCCGGCAAGCTGCTCAAAGTGAAGGACGCCAAGACCGGCGCCTATCCCGACAGCTTCGACTGTGACGGCTCCCACGACCTCAAGCGCCTTGGCCGCTTCGAAAACTATCGCGGTTTCCTGTTCGGTAGCCTCAGCGAGACGGTGCCGGAACTCAGCGACTACCTGGGGGAAACCCGGGTGATCATCGACCAGATGGTGGACCAGGCACCGCTGGGCCTGGAAGTGCTGCGGGGCAGTTCGTCGTATGTGTATGACGGCAACTGGAAGCTGCAGATCGAGAACGGCGCCGACGGTTATCACGTCAGTTCCGTGCACTGGAATTACTCGGCGACCATGGGCCGGCGCAATTACGAAGCCGAAGGCACGCGCACTGTCGACGCCAATGGCTGGTCGAAAAGCCTGGGCGGCGTCTACGCCTTCGAGCACGGCCATATCCTGCTGTGGACGCGCCTGCTCAACCCTGAAGTGCGCCCGGTGCATGCTCACCGCGAAGCGCTGGCCGAGCGCCTGGGCCAGGAACGTGCGGACTTCATCGTCGATCAAACCCGCAACCTGTGCCTCTATCCAAATGTATACCTGATGGACCAGTTCTCCACGCAGATCCGCGTGGTGCGGCCGATTGCCGTCGACAAGACCGAGGTCACGATCTACTGCATGGCGCCCAAGGGCGAAAGTGCCGAGGAACGCACCACGCGCATCCGCCAGTACGAAGACTTCTTCAACGTCAGCGGCATGGGTACGCCGGACGACCTGGAAGAGTTCCGCGCCTGTCAGACCGGCTACCAGGGCGCGACCACCTTGTGGAATGACCTCAGCCGCGGCGCGAAACAATGGGTGGAAGGCGCCGACGACAACGCCCGGGCCATGGGCATGAATCCGCAACTCAGTGGCGTCAAAACCGAGGACGAAGGGCTGTTCGTGCGCCAGCACGCCCATTGGGCCCAGAGCCTGCAACGTGCCATTGAACGCGAGCAGCAAGGCCTGATCGCCACGGACAAGGAGGTGCTGTCATGA
- a CDS encoding SRPBCC family protein — MSEVRILINIARPAEQVWALLGGYDWLPRWLNIIESSTLADGGRTRHLKTIDGATIVERLLTFDDDQKQYTYALLEGPAPVTGYVGMMSAKDDGNGGTVACWSSTFSVQGADEAEVVREFEALYRKGLERLKAVVESTD; from the coding sequence ATGAGTGAAGTCCGTATTTTGATCAACATTGCACGTCCTGCCGAACAGGTCTGGGCGCTCCTCGGCGGGTATGACTGGCTGCCGCGCTGGCTCAATATTATCGAGAGCAGCACTCTGGCTGACGGTGGGCGCACACGTCACCTGAAAACTATCGACGGTGCGACCATCGTCGAGCGTTTGCTCACTTTCGACGACGACCAGAAGCAGTACACCTATGCCCTGCTCGAAGGCCCCGCACCGGTCACCGGCTATGTCGGCATGATGTCGGCGAAGGACGATGGCAATGGCGGGACAGTGGCGTGCTGGTCCAGCACCTTTTCCGTCCAAGGCGCGGATGAGGCAGAGGTTGTTCGCGAGTTCGAGGCCCTCTACCGCAAAGGGCTGGAACGCCTGAAAGCCGTTGTCGAATCCACGGACTGA
- a CDS encoding ABC transporter substrate-binding protein encodes MQKGLKGKNTLRTLGLAITLACVTPLLSAAEIKGTLKPGELSIGSDLTYPPYTYLEQKTPAGFDPEFMQLMGKQLGLKPRFLDTRFANLILGVNARRFDVVASALYVTPERAKQVDFLSYLKTGSSLMVLSAGDFKPQRPEDLCGKRVGSIKGASWVPKLNKVSADYCLPAGKPAIESREFPTSPEAAQALLAQAVDVQMEDAAVAKITVEKLQGKTVISSSELIYPVVVGLAVRKENPALLQALTGALSQIKQDGSYGKLLARYNLAEPNAAEISAALGN; translated from the coding sequence ATGCAAAAAGGTCTGAAGGGCAAGAACACCCTGCGCACATTGGGGCTAGCGATCACCCTGGCGTGCGTGACGCCGCTACTGTCGGCTGCCGAGATCAAGGGCACCCTGAAACCGGGCGAGCTGTCCATCGGCTCCGACCTCACCTACCCGCCTTACACCTACCTTGAGCAAAAGACCCCGGCCGGTTTCGACCCGGAGTTCATGCAGTTGATGGGCAAGCAACTGGGGCTGAAGCCGCGCTTTCTCGACACCCGCTTCGCCAACCTGATCCTCGGCGTCAACGCCCGGCGTTTCGACGTGGTGGCCTCGGCGCTGTATGTCACGCCAGAACGCGCCAAGCAGGTGGATTTCCTCAGCTACCTGAAGACCGGTTCTTCGCTGATGGTGCTCAGCGCCGGCGACTTCAAACCCCAGCGCCCGGAAGACCTGTGCGGCAAGCGTGTCGGGTCGATCAAGGGCGCGTCGTGGGTGCCAAAGCTGAACAAGGTTTCGGCGGACTACTGCCTCCCTGCGGGCAAGCCGGCGATCGAGTCGCGTGAGTTCCCGACGTCGCCGGAAGCCGCCCAGGCCCTGCTCGCCCAAGCGGTCGACGTGCAGATGGAAGACGCGGCGGTCGCCAAGATCACCGTGGAAAAACTGCAAGGCAAAACCGTGATCAGCTCCAGCGAGTTGATCTACCCGGTGGTGGTCGGCCTGGCCGTGCGCAAGGAAAACCCGGCACTGCTCCAGGCGCTGACCGGCGCCCTGAGCCAGATCAAGCAGGACGGCAGCTACGGCAAGCTGCTGGCGCGCTACAACCTGGCCGAGCCGAACGCCGCCGAGATCAGTGCGGCACTGGGTAACTGA
- a CDS encoding AraC family transcriptional regulator translates to MTVLLSERSQIFDRADAYAVSDYVNQHVGSHCIRLPPKGRPQASISHRTFSSLDLCRISYGAPVQVTSVALETIYHLQILLHGHCRSNSRGEEEVLGPGEVLLINPDDPVDLTYSADCEKFIVKVPVRLLENACLEQHWTLPQPGIRFAAPRHALTEMGGFLQLLGLICHEAENAAEPEVQGLYERIVANKLLALLASNVLRVVPRPDQGGGFEAVRQFIEEHLTDDISVEQLMAIARVSERSLYTLFERQVGLSPRDYMRQRKLERVHAMLQLATARSVTEVALDHGFVHLGRFSQTYRKRFGELPSQTWKRRLAPGG, encoded by the coding sequence ATGACCGTGCTATTGAGTGAGCGCAGCCAGATTTTCGATCGTGCAGATGCCTATGCCGTGTCCGACTATGTCAACCAGCACGTAGGCAGCCACTGCATCCGCCTGCCACCCAAGGGCCGCCCGCAGGCGAGCATCAGTCACCGAACCTTCTCCAGCCTCGACCTGTGCCGCATCAGCTACGGTGCGCCGGTGCAGGTGACATCGGTGGCGCTGGAAACCATCTACCACCTGCAAATCCTGCTGCACGGCCACTGCCGCTCGAATTCCCGTGGCGAAGAAGAGGTGCTGGGCCCGGGGGAAGTGCTGCTGATCAACCCGGATGACCCGGTGGACCTGACCTATTCCGCCGACTGCGAAAAATTCATCGTCAAAGTGCCGGTTCGCCTGCTGGAAAACGCTTGCCTTGAACAGCACTGGACGTTGCCGCAGCCGGGCATCCGTTTCGCGGCGCCGCGCCATGCACTCACTGAAATGGGCGGGTTCCTGCAACTGCTGGGGCTGATCTGTCATGAGGCTGAAAACGCCGCCGAACCGGAAGTACAGGGCCTTTACGAGCGCATCGTGGCCAATAAGTTATTGGCGCTGCTGGCCAGTAATGTTCTGCGGGTGGTCCCGCGGCCCGATCAAGGCGGTGGCTTTGAAGCGGTGCGCCAGTTTATTGAAGAGCACCTGACGGACGACATCAGCGTCGAACAACTGATGGCCATCGCCAGGGTCAGCGAACGGTCGCTGTATACCTTGTTTGAACGCCAGGTCGGCCTGTCGCCTCGGGACTACATGCGCCAGCGCAAGCTGGAGCGGGTGCATGCCATGCTGCAACTGGCCACGGCGCGCAGCGTCACCGAAGTGGCGCTGGATCACGGGTTCGTGCACCTGGGACGTTTCTCCCAGACCTATCGCAAACGCTTTGGCGAGCTGCCTTCGCAGACATGGAAGCGTCGGCTTGCGCCAGGTGGATAG